From Pseudoxanthomonas sp. YR558, the proteins below share one genomic window:
- the pilH gene encoding twitching motility response regulator PilH produces the protein MAKILIVDDSPSQLLGIQRIVEKLGHESITAEDGAAGVEVAKRELPDMVLMDVVMPNLNGFQATRTLSREATTKHIPVILVTTKDQDTDRMWGLRQGAKAYLTKPFSEDELAEVIERIFNARELPSPPSA, from the coding sequence ATGGCAAAGATTCTGATCGTCGACGATTCACCGTCGCAGCTGCTGGGCATCCAGCGTATCGTCGAGAAACTGGGGCACGAATCCATCACCGCAGAAGACGGTGCCGCAGGTGTGGAAGTCGCCAAGCGCGAACTGCCCGACATGGTCCTGATGGATGTGGTGATGCCCAACCTGAATGGGTTCCAGGCCACCCGCACGCTCAGCCGTGAAGCCACGACCAAGCACATCCCGGTGATCCTGGTGACCACCAAGGACCAGGACACGGACCGCATGTGGGGCCTGCGCCAGGGCGCCAAGGCCTACCTGACCAAGCCATTCTCGGAAGACGAGCTGGCCGAGGTCATCGAACGCATCTTCAACGCGCGCGAACTGCCCTCCCCGCCATCCGCCTGA
- a CDS encoding TIGR00730 family Rossman fold protein gives MKSICVYCGSNAGSKPVYTERAIALGDRIAKEGLQLVYGGGNVGLMGIVADAVLAAGGEVIGVIPEQLVGWEVAHKGVTRLEVVANMHERKKRMFDLSDAFVALPGGFGTLDEMFEMLTWRQLGIGDKPCAFLDVEGFYTPLMGMIDRMVEERFLHPEQRNDLWHGDDLDAMVAWMRAYSPAQADKWMDEKRRKSLR, from the coding sequence ATGAAGAGCATCTGCGTCTACTGCGGCTCCAACGCCGGCAGCAAGCCGGTCTACACCGAACGCGCCATCGCGCTGGGCGACCGTATCGCGAAGGAAGGCCTGCAGCTGGTCTACGGCGGCGGCAACGTCGGCCTGATGGGCATCGTGGCCGATGCGGTACTCGCCGCCGGCGGTGAGGTCATCGGCGTGATCCCCGAACAGCTCGTGGGCTGGGAAGTCGCGCACAAGGGCGTCACCCGCCTGGAAGTGGTCGCCAACATGCATGAGCGCAAAAAGCGGATGTTTGATCTGTCCGACGCCTTCGTCGCCCTGCCCGGCGGCTTCGGCACGCTCGACGAGATGTTCGAGATGCTGACCTGGCGCCAGCTCGGCATCGGCGACAAGCCCTGCGCCTTCCTCGATGTCGAAGGTTTCTATACGCCGCTGATGGGCATGATCGACCGCATGGTCGAAGAACGCTTCCTGCATCCCGAACAGCGCAACGACCTGTGGCATGGCGACGACCTCGATGCGATGGTCGCCTGGATGCGCGCCTATTCGCCGGCGCAGGCGGACAAGTGGATGGACGAGAAGCGGCGCAAATCGTTGCGCTGA
- a CDS encoding oxidoreductase: protein MSLPTTFNAFRIHNDDAGYRAGIETLTLDGLNPGDVVIKTAYSSVNYKDALAGTGEGKILRRFPLVGGIDVAGHVVASTDPAFKEGDAVLVTGCGLSETRDGGYAEYARLEAKWIIPLPAGLSLRESMILGTAGFTAALALFRMRENRQTPDLGPLAVTGATGGVGSLAVDIFSKAGFEVHAISGKPENTGYLTSIGATQVLGRDALATTRPMESARFGGGLDNVGGTMLASLLAQTTPYGNVATAGLAASHDLPTTVMPFIIRGVSLLGVASAGTARDVREAVWSHLASDWKPAHLDTICSRETTLDGLPEVFRTMLAGQSFGRTLVRMG, encoded by the coding sequence ATGAGCCTGCCAACGACCTTCAACGCCTTCCGCATCCACAACGACGATGCCGGCTATCGCGCCGGCATCGAGACGCTGACGCTCGACGGATTGAATCCGGGCGACGTGGTCATCAAGACGGCGTACTCCTCCGTCAATTACAAGGACGCACTGGCCGGTACCGGCGAGGGCAAGATCCTGCGGCGTTTCCCGCTGGTCGGCGGCATCGACGTCGCGGGTCATGTGGTGGCCTCGACCGATCCCGCGTTCAAGGAAGGCGATGCCGTGCTTGTCACCGGCTGCGGCCTCAGCGAGACCCGCGACGGCGGCTATGCCGAGTACGCGCGGTTGGAGGCCAAGTGGATCATTCCCCTGCCCGCCGGCCTGAGCCTGCGTGAGAGCATGATCCTGGGCACGGCCGGGTTCACCGCGGCGCTGGCCCTGTTCCGCATGCGCGAGAACCGGCAGACCCCCGACCTGGGGCCGCTCGCCGTCACCGGCGCCACCGGCGGCGTCGGTTCGCTGGCGGTGGACATCTTCAGCAAGGCCGGGTTCGAGGTGCACGCGATCAGCGGAAAGCCGGAGAACACGGGTTACCTGACCTCCATCGGCGCCACTCAGGTCCTTGGACGCGATGCCCTGGCTACGACGCGCCCGATGGAATCGGCGCGCTTCGGCGGCGGCCTCGATAACGTCGGCGGCACGATGCTGGCCAGCCTGTTGGCGCAGACCACGCCTTATGGCAACGTCGCCACGGCCGGACTCGCCGCCAGCCACGACCTGCCGACCACGGTGATGCCCTTCATCATCCGTGGCGTCTCCCTGCTGGGCGTGGCTTCCGCGGGCACCGCGCGGGATGTGCGCGAGGCGGTCTGGTCCCACCTGGCCAGCGACTGGAAGCCCGCCCACCTGGACACGATCTGCAGCCGGGAAACCACCCTGGACGGCCTGCCCGAGGTCTTCCGGACCATGCTGGCCGGCCAGTCCTTCGGCCGCACGCTCGTGCGAATGGGATGA